The following coding sequences are from one Eucalyptus grandis isolate ANBG69807.140 chromosome 11, ASM1654582v1, whole genome shotgun sequence window:
- the LOC104427932 gene encoding cytochrome P450 94A1: MISASFFSALWRFDLFPSLSHSILFPSLFIVPSVVFLFFFRSSPPPPSKNFPRVYPIFGSYFSFFANIKRRIDWTADLVRNSPSATYVFHRTLGNRQVFTGNPANVEHILKTHFGNYEKGGVFTITLRDVLGDGIFNIDGESWKFQRQVASHEFNTRSLRKFVEKVVDAELNERLVPLLASAAKSGSVIDMEDILQRFAFDNICKIAFGFDAEYLSPSLPQPRAKFAEAFEDAVRISSARFREFFSVIWRIKRFFNVGSEKRLRVAVSEVREFAKKIVREKKRELREKSLPESAADDLLSRFLSSGHSDENFVIDIVISFILAGRDTTSAALTWYFWLLHKNPEVEAKVRAEIMEKSDAHAAGYDDVKEMVYTHASLCESMRFYPPVPLDTKEAMSDDVLEDGTVVKKGMWVTYHTYAMGRLEQLWGKDWPEFRPERWLRAAEDGSEKWAFVNRDAFVYPVFNAGPRVCLGKEMAFLQMKRVVAGVLRQFRVVPAAEEGREPVFISYLSSKMEGGFPVRIEVRK, from the exons ATGATTTCCGCCTCCTTTTTCTCAGCCTTGTGGCGCTTTGATCTCTTTCCTTCGCTTTCTCACTCCATCCTCTTCCCATCGCTATTCATCGTCCCCAGCGtcgtcttcctcttcttcttcagatcgtccccgccgccgccctcgaAGAACTTCCCGAGAGTCTACCCTATCTTCGGCTCCTACTTCTCGTTCTTCGCCAACATAAAACGGCGTATCGACTGGACCGCCGACCTGGTCCGGAACTCCCCCTCGGCGACCTACGTCTTCCACCGCACCCTCGGCAACCGCCAGGTCTTCACCGGCAATCCCGCCAACGTCGAGCACATCCTCAAGACCCACTTCGGCAACTACGAGAAGGGCGGGGTCTTCACGATTACCCTCCGGGACGTCCTCGGCGATGGGATCTTCAATATCGACGGTGAGTCCTGGAAGTTCCAGAGGCAGGTCGCCAGCCACGAGTTCAACACCCGGTCGCTGCGGAAGTTCGTCGAGAAGGTCGTCGACGCCGAGCTGAACGAGCGGCTCGTGCCTCTCCTGGCTTCTGCCGCCAAGAGCGGGTCAGTGATAGACATGGAGGACATCCTTCAGAGGTTCGCCTTCGACAACATATGCAAGATCGCGTTCGGGTTCGATGCCGAATATCTGTCGCCATCTCTTCCTCAGCCGAGA GCGAAGTTCGCAGAAGCTTTTGAAGACGCAGTGAGAATAAGCAGCGCGAGGTTTCGAGAGTTCTTCTCCGTGATTTGGAGGATCAAGCGTTTCTTCAACGTAGGATCCGAAAAGCGCCTCCGGGTCGCGGTCTCCGAAGTCCGTGAGTTTGCGAAGAAAATcgtgagggaaaagaagagagagctAAGAGAGAAGTCGCTGCCGGAGTCGGCCGCCGACGACCTTCTGTCGCGGTTCTTGAGCTCAGGCCACTCCGATGAGAACTTCGTCATCGACATCGTCATCAGCTTCATACTTGCCGGCCGGGACACCACATCGGCCGCGCTGACGTGGTACTTCTGGCTGCTCCACAAGAACCCAGAGGTGGAGGCCAAAGTCCGGGCTGAGATCATGGAGAAGTCCGATGCACACGCCGCGGGGTACGATGATGTGAAGGAGATGGTGTACACGCACGCGTCGCTGTGTGAGAGCATGCGGTTTTACCCGCCAGTGCCGCTCGACACGAAGGAGGCTATGAGCGACGACGTCTTGGAGGACGGCACGGTGGTGAAGAAGGGGATGTGGGTGACATACCATACGTACGCGATGGGGAGGCTGGAGCAGCTATGGGGAAAGGATTGGCCGGAGTTCAGGCCGGAGCGGTGGCTGAGGGCGGCGGAGGATGGCAGCGAGAAGTGGGCGTTCGTTAATAGGGACGCGTTCGTGTACCCGGTGTTCAACGCGGGGCCTAGGGTTTGTCTTGGGAAGGAAATGGCGTTCCTGCAAATGAAGAGAGTGGTGGCCGGGGTGCTGCGGCAGTTCAGGGTGGTGCCCGCGgcggaggaagggagggagccGGTGTTCATTTCGTACCTGAGCTCGAAGATGGAGGGCGGCTTCCCGGTGAGGATTGAGGTGAGAAAGTGA